A genomic segment from Cyprinus carpio isolate SPL01 chromosome A4, ASM1834038v1, whole genome shotgun sequence encodes:
- the LOC109060508 gene encoding leucine-rich repeat neuronal protein 3-like — MKDVSFADYLLVGLAVTTLVLAAEERVSCPKLCVCEIRPWFSPSSVYMEAPTVDCNDLGLFDLPMRLPSDTQVVLLQTNNIAKIEHPLDYLPNITEIDLSQNNLSSISDVNIGHLPQLLSLHMEENWICALLDNSLSQLTNLQELYLNHNLISFISPEAFRGLQSLLRLHLNSNRLQSIKSEWFEPLPNLEILMIGENPVHSIQDMNFKPLRNLRSLVLTRMNLSQISDDSLLGLDNLESISFYDNTFPKVPHGALKHLKSLKFLDLNKNPIGRIQRGDFVDMLHLKELGINSMPELVSIDSFSLNNLPELTKIEATNNPKLSYVHPNAFYRLPRLETLMLNGNALSALHRFTVESLPNLREVSMHSNPIRCDCVVRWMNMNKTNIRFMEPDSLFCVEPPEYEGQHVRQVHFREMMEICLPLISSESFPTQISVESGRSVSLHCRAFAEPEPDIYWVTPSGKRVNPNAVSERFYMHPEGTLDIYDITKSEAGLYTCVAHNLVGADLKSVSLEVNGYFPQPVNDSLNVNIESVQANSVLISWNASHGSLAPNIKWYTMPSANHPTVAFTARVPSDVTVYNLTHLNPATQYKVCVDIQSIHHKHDTKCVNVLTKGLQQAVKDFEIWDMALIAAFGVLFIVISVACFLIYVFMRNNCIYGELKRYPSKMSLMSETSQKSPFTRLWISGKGMPAAVEVKATVINVLDNAF; from the coding sequence ATGAAGGACGTATCATTTGCGGATTATTTGCTAGTGGGCCTTGCAGTGACTACCTTGGTTCTTGCTGCAGAAGAGAGAGTCAGTTGTCCCAAACTTTGCGTATGTGAGATTAGACCCTGGTTTTCCCCTAGCTCTGTATATATGGAGGCTCCCACTGTTGACTGTAATGACCTCGGACTATTTGACCTGCCCATGAGATTGCCATCTGATACACAAGTCGTTTTACTGCAGACCAACAACATTGCTAAAATTGAGCACCCTTTGGATTACCTGCCAAACATCACTGAGATTGATCTCTCACAAAACAACCTGTCATCAATAAGTGATGTCAATATTGGCCACCTCCCTCAACTCTTATCCCTACACATGGAGGAAAACTGGATATGTGCCCTATTAGACAACAGCCTTTCTCAACTGACCAACCTTCAGGAGCTCTACCTAAATCATAATCTCATCTCCTTCATTTCTCCTGAGGCTTTTCGTGGCCTTCAGAGCTTGCTGAGACTTCACCTCAACTCCAACCGGCTTCAGAGTATAAAAAGCGAATGGTTTGAGCCCTTACCAAATTTGGAAATTCTAATGATTGGGGAAAATCCTGTCCACTCTATTCAGGATATGAACTTCAAGCCTCTGAGAAACCTTCGCAGCCTGGTTCTTACTAGAATGAACTTGTCACAGATATCAGATGATTCACTTCTGGGCCTTGACAATCTTGAGAGTATCTCATTCTATGATAATACATTCCCTAAGGTACCCCATGGTGCTCTCAAGCATCTTAAGAGCCTCAAGTTTTTGGATCTTAATAAGAACCCCATTGGGCGAATTCAAAGGGGCGACTTTGTGGACATGCTCCATCTTAAGGAGCTGGGCATTAACAGTATGCCTGAGTTGGTGTCCATTGATAGTTTTTCCCTTAACAATCTCCCAGAACTGACCAAAATCGAAGCCACCAACAACCCCAAACTTTCCTATGTACATCCAAATGCTTTTTATAGGCTACCAAGGCTGGAAACTCTAATGTTAAATGGTAATGCTTTAAGTGCCCTCCACAGGTTCACAGTGGAGTCCCTTCCAAATCTTCGGGAGGTTAGCATGCACTCTAACCCTATCCGCTGTGATTGCGTTGTACGGTGGATGAACATGAACAAGACAAACATTCGCTTCATGGAGCCTGATTCCCTGTTCTGTGTGGAACCTCCAGAGTATGAAGGTCAGCATGTGCGGCAGGTTCACTTCAGAGAGATGATGGAGATCTGTCTGCCTCTAATCTCTTCAGAAAGCTTCCCCACACAAATCAGTGTGGAAAGTGGGAGATCTGTGTCTCTTCACTGCCGTGCCTTTGCTGAACCTGAGCCAGACATTTACTGGGTGACTCCGTCAGGGAAAAGGGTCAATCCAAATGCTGTTTCTGAGAGATTCTACATGCACCCTGAAGGCACACTTGATATTTATGATATCACTAAGAGCGAGGCTGGATTGTACACATGTGTGGCACACAATCTTGTTGGGGCAGACCTGAAATCTGTCTCACTGGAGGTAAATGGATACTTCCCACAACCAGTCAATGACTCACTGAATGTCAACATTGAATCTGTACAGGCCAACTCTGTGTTAATATCCTGGAATGCCTCTCATGGTAGCCTGGCACCAAACATTAAGTGGTATACAATGCCCAGTGCAAACCATCCAACTGTAGCATTCACAGCTAGGGTACCATCTGATGTGACTGTATATAATCTCACACATCTCAACCCTGCTACACagtacaaagtgtgtgtggaCATTCAAAGCATCCATCATAAACATGACACCAAGTGTGTCAATGTCCTAACTAAAGGATTACAACAAGCTGTAAAGGACTTTGAGATATGGGACATGGCACTTATTGCTGCTTTTGGTGTGCTTTTCATTGTGATTTCAGTGGCTTGCTTTCTGATTTATGTCTTTATGAGGaacaactgcatttatggagAACTGAAGCGATACCCTTCTAAAATGTCTCTGATGTCTGAGACCAGCCAGAAGTCTCCCTTTACAAGGCTCTGGATTTCTGGCAAAGGGATGCCAGCTGCTGTTGAGGTGAAAGCCACAGTCATAAACGTGTTGGACAATGCATTTTAA